A part of Capsicum annuum cultivar UCD-10X-F1 chromosome 6, UCD10Xv1.1, whole genome shotgun sequence genomic DNA contains:
- the LOC107875434 gene encoding protein NRT1/ PTR FAMILY 2.7, which translates to MEAASKAQLSRSIGGWITFPFIIASIVGLTLAFGGWSFNLIVYLIQEFDVESIDAAQISNLVNGAGNLIPVLAAIITDSFLGSFSAIWISSIISLLGTILLALTATLDSLRPKPCEVGSTSCSPKSRIQYIVLYAAIVLATLGYGGTRSTLSTIGADQLVDKPKDQGIFFNWFYFFWYSACLVASTAIVYVEDNVSWKAGFFICVACNVVALVIFLMGSRFYAKFKPEGSPFTSFIRVVVASIRKRQVTLPSTNEHFYQGHNEVPKALAVLPSNTFRFLNRAAIVSEGDIKSDGSTIKRWRLCSVQEVEDFKTLIRILPLWTSSFFLCTTIGVQSSLSILQALAMDRHLGPNFQIPAGSILVFVQISTSLFLALFDKFLFPMWHNLTGKPLTPLQRIGVGHVLNFVSMGISALVESKRLNVAKSHQGSNIVPMSVLWLVPQLVIVGIAEAFHFPGQVSLYYQEFPITLKNMATAMISVLVGIAFYLATAVIDIVRNTTTWLPGNINNGRMDNVYWILVVGGVVNFGYYVICSWYYKYQNLMEVDHSDSPNEE; encoded by the exons ATGGAAGCTGCGTCAAAGGCACAATTGTCAAGAAGTATCGGAGGCTGGATCACCTTCCCCTTCATCATAG CGAGCATAGTAGGCTTGACACTAGCATTTGGAGGTTGGTCATTCAACCTTATTGTGTATCTGATCCAAGAATTTGATGTGGAGAGCATTGATGCAGctcaaatatcaaatttggttAATGGTGCTGGAAACTTAATTCCTGTCCTTGCTGCAATTATTACAGACTCATTTCTTGGTTCCTTCTCTGCCATTTGGATTTCATCCATCATCTCATTATTG GGTACAATCCTTTTAGCTTTAACAGCAACACTTGATTCATTGAGACCTAAACCCTGTGAAGTTGGTTCAACCTCATGTAGCCCTAAATCAAGAATTCAATATATAGTGCTCTATGCAGCCATAGTTCTAGCAACATTGGGATATGGTGGTACCCGATCAACCCTATCGACGATTGGAGCcgatcaactagttgataagccaAAAGATCAAGGAATTTTCTTCAATTGGTTCTATTTCTTTTGGTATTCTGCTTGTTTAGTAGCATCAACAGCTATTGTCTATGTTGAAGATAACGTAAGCTGGAAAGCTGGATTTTTTATTTGTGTAGCGTGTAATGTTGTTGCTTTAGTCATTTTCCTAATGGGAAGCAGATTTTACGCCAAGTTTAAGCCAGAAGGGAGTCCAttcaccagttttattcgtgttGTTGTTGCAAGTATTAGGAAAAGACAAGTTACACTCCCATCGACTAATGAGCATTTCTACCAAGGACATAATGAAGTACCCAAAGCATTAGCTGTTTTACCTTCGAATACCTTCAG GTTCTTGAATCGTGCCGCTATTGTAAGTGAAGGTGATATTAAATCAGATGGTTCAACAATTAAGCGTTGGAGACTTTGTTCAGTACAAGAAGTAGAAGATTTCAAAACCTTAATTAGAATCTTACCACTGTGGACAAGTAGCTTTTTTCTTTGCACAACAATTGGCGTCCAATCAAGTTTGTCAATCCTTCAGGCATTAGCAATGGACCGTCACCTAGGACCCAATTTCCAAATCCCAGCTGGTTCTATACTCGTCTTCGTCCAAATCTCTACTTCCCTATTTCTAGCTCTTTTTGACAAATTTCTCTTTCCCATGTGGCATAATTTGACTGGCAAACCACTTACACCTCTCCAGAGAATTGGCGTTGGACACGTGCTCAATTTTGTAAGCATGGGTATCTCAGCCTTAGTCGAATCAAAGAGGCTAAATGTAGCAAAGTCCCATCAAGGTTCCAATATTGTGCCTATGTCAGTGTTATGGCTTGTGCCACAATTAGTCATTGTTGGTATTGCTGAGGCATTTCATTTTCCGGGACAAGTATCATTGTACTACCAAGAGTTCCCAATAACCTTAAAGAACATGGCGACCGCGATGATTTCGGTGCTTGTTGGTATAGCATTTTACTTGGCAACTGCTGTAATTGATATTGTTAGAAACACAACAACATGGTTACCAGGTAACATAAATAATGGAAGGATGGATAATGTGTACTGGATATTGGTTGTAGGGGGAGTTGTGAACTTTGGTTACTATGTAATATGTTCTTGGTATTACAAGTATCAAAATCTGATGGAAGTGGATCATAGTGACTCTCCTAATGAAGAGTGA
- the LOC107875435 gene encoding protein NRT1/ PTR FAMILY 2.7 isoform X1 — MEAPSKSRLSRSTGGWITFPFIIASSIGLTLAYGGWSFNLIVYLIKEFDVESIDAAQISNLVNGAGSLIPVLAAIIADSFLGCYSTIWISSIISLLGTILLALTATLDSLRPKPCEVGSTSCSPKSRIQYVVLYAAIVLATLGYGGTRSTLSTIGADQLADKPKDQGIFFNWLFFFWYSACVVASTAILYVEDNVSWKAGFFICVACNVVALVIFLMGSRFYAKFKPQRSPFTSLARVVVASIRKRQIALPSTSEDFYQGQNIVPKALPVVPSKTFRLLNRAAIVSDGDIKQDGSTTNRWRLCSVQEVEDFKTLIRILPLWTSSFFLGTTIGVLISLSVLQALAMDLHIGPNFQIPAGSIFVFVLLSSALFLALFDKFLIPTWRSLTGKSLTPLQRIGVGHVLNHLSMGVAALVESKRLNGAKSNQRSNIVPISVLWLVPQLALVGIAEAFHYPGQVSLYYQEFPITLKNMATAMISVLVGIAFYLATALIDIVRKTTTWLPGNINNGRLDNVYWVLVVGGVVNFGYYVTCAWYYKYQNTKEVDYSDSASEE, encoded by the exons ATGGAAGCTCCATCAAAGTCACGGTTGTCAAGAAGTACTGGAGGCTGGATCACCTTCCCCTTCATCATAG CGAGCTCAATAGGCTTGACACTAGCATATGGAGGTTGGTCATTCAACCTTATTGTGTATCTGATAAAGGAATTTGATGTGGAAAGTATTGATGCAGctcaaatatcaaatttggttAATGGTGCTGGAAGCTTAATCCCTGTCCTTGCTGCAATTATTGCTGATTCATTTCTTGGTTGCTACTCTACCATTTGGATTTCATCCATCATCTCATTATTG GGCACAATCCTTTTAGCTTTAACAGCGACACTTGATTCATTGAGGCCTAAACCTTGTGAAGTTGGTTCAACCTCATGTAGCCCTAAATCAAGAATTCAATATGTAGTACTCTATGCAGCCATAGTTCTAGCAACATTGGGGTATGGTGGTACCCGATCAACCCTATCGACGATTGGAGCCGATCAACTAGCTGATAAACCAAAAGATCAAGGAATTTTCTTTAATTGGCTCTTTTTCTTTTGGTATTCTGCTTGTGTAGTAGCATCCACAGCTATTCTTTACGTTGAAGATAATGTGAGTTGGAAAGCTGGATTTTTCATTTGTGTTGCGTGTAATGTTGTTGCTTTAGTCATTTTCCTAATGGGAAGTAGATTTTATGCCAAGTTCAAGCCTCAACGGAGTCCGTTTACCAGTTTGGCTCGTGTTGTGGTTGCAAGTATTAGGAAAAGACAAATTGCACTCCCATCAACTAGTGAGGATTTCTACCAAGGACAGAATATAGTACCCAAAGCATTACCTGTTGTACCTTCAAAGACGTTTAG GCTCTTGAACCGTGCTGCCATTGTAAGTGACGGAGATATTAAACAAGATGGTTCAACAACTAATCGATGGAGACTTTGTTCAGTACAAGAAGTAGAAGACTTCAAAACCTTAATTAGAATCTTACCACTATGGACAAGTAGCTTTTTTCTTGGCACAACAATTGGCGTACTAATAAGTTTGTCAGTTCTTCAAGCCTTAGCAATGGACCTTCACATAGGACCCAATTTCCAAATCCCAGCTGGTTCTATATTCGTCTTCGTCCTACTCTCTTCTGCCCTGTTCCTAGCTCTGTTCGATAAATTTCTCATTCCCACGTGGAGGAGTTTGACTGGCAAATCACTTACACCACTCCAGAGAATAGGTGTTGGACACGTGCTTAATCATTTAAGCATGGGTGTCGCAGCCTTAGTCGAATCAAAGAGGCTAAATGGGGCAAAATCCAATCAACGCTCCAACATTGTTCCTATATCAGTGTTATGGCTTGTGCCACAATTAGCACTTGTTGGGATTGCGGAGGCGTTTCATTATCCGGGACAAGTATCGTTGTACTACCAAGAGTTCCCAATAACCTTAAAGAACATGGCGACCGCGATGATTTCAGTGCTTGTAGGTATAGCATTTTATTTGGCAACTGCTCTAATTGATATTGTTAGAAAGACTACAACATGGTTGCCAGGTAACATAAATAATGGAAGGCTGGACAATGTGTACTGGGTATTGGTTGTAGGGGGAGTTGTTAACTTTGGTTACTATGTAACATGTGCTTGGTATTACAAGTATCAGAACACGAAGGAAGTGGATTATAGTGATTCTGCTTCTGAAGAGTGA
- the LOC107875435 gene encoding protein NRT1/ PTR FAMILY 2.7 isoform X2 has translation MEAPSKSRLSRSTGGWITFPFIIAQISNLVNGAGSLIPVLAAIIADSFLGCYSTIWISSIISLLGTILLALTATLDSLRPKPCEVGSTSCSPKSRIQYVVLYAAIVLATLGYGGTRSTLSTIGADQLADKPKDQGIFFNWLFFFWYSACVVASTAILYVEDNVSWKAGFFICVACNVVALVIFLMGSRFYAKFKPQRSPFTSLARVVVASIRKRQIALPSTSEDFYQGQNIVPKALPVVPSKTFRLLNRAAIVSDGDIKQDGSTTNRWRLCSVQEVEDFKTLIRILPLWTSSFFLGTTIGVLISLSVLQALAMDLHIGPNFQIPAGSIFVFVLLSSALFLALFDKFLIPTWRSLTGKSLTPLQRIGVGHVLNHLSMGVAALVESKRLNGAKSNQRSNIVPISVLWLVPQLALVGIAEAFHYPGQVSLYYQEFPITLKNMATAMISVLVGIAFYLATALIDIVRKTTTWLPGNINNGRLDNVYWVLVVGGVVNFGYYVTCAWYYKYQNTKEVDYSDSASEE, from the exons ATGGAAGCTCCATCAAAGTCACGGTTGTCAAGAAGTACTGGAGGCTGGATCACCTTCCCCTTCATCATAG ctcaaatatcaaatttggttAATGGTGCTGGAAGCTTAATCCCTGTCCTTGCTGCAATTATTGCTGATTCATTTCTTGGTTGCTACTCTACCATTTGGATTTCATCCATCATCTCATTATTG GGCACAATCCTTTTAGCTTTAACAGCGACACTTGATTCATTGAGGCCTAAACCTTGTGAAGTTGGTTCAACCTCATGTAGCCCTAAATCAAGAATTCAATATGTAGTACTCTATGCAGCCATAGTTCTAGCAACATTGGGGTATGGTGGTACCCGATCAACCCTATCGACGATTGGAGCCGATCAACTAGCTGATAAACCAAAAGATCAAGGAATTTTCTTTAATTGGCTCTTTTTCTTTTGGTATTCTGCTTGTGTAGTAGCATCCACAGCTATTCTTTACGTTGAAGATAATGTGAGTTGGAAAGCTGGATTTTTCATTTGTGTTGCGTGTAATGTTGTTGCTTTAGTCATTTTCCTAATGGGAAGTAGATTTTATGCCAAGTTCAAGCCTCAACGGAGTCCGTTTACCAGTTTGGCTCGTGTTGTGGTTGCAAGTATTAGGAAAAGACAAATTGCACTCCCATCAACTAGTGAGGATTTCTACCAAGGACAGAATATAGTACCCAAAGCATTACCTGTTGTACCTTCAAAGACGTTTAG GCTCTTGAACCGTGCTGCCATTGTAAGTGACGGAGATATTAAACAAGATGGTTCAACAACTAATCGATGGAGACTTTGTTCAGTACAAGAAGTAGAAGACTTCAAAACCTTAATTAGAATCTTACCACTATGGACAAGTAGCTTTTTTCTTGGCACAACAATTGGCGTACTAATAAGTTTGTCAGTTCTTCAAGCCTTAGCAATGGACCTTCACATAGGACCCAATTTCCAAATCCCAGCTGGTTCTATATTCGTCTTCGTCCTACTCTCTTCTGCCCTGTTCCTAGCTCTGTTCGATAAATTTCTCATTCCCACGTGGAGGAGTTTGACTGGCAAATCACTTACACCACTCCAGAGAATAGGTGTTGGACACGTGCTTAATCATTTAAGCATGGGTGTCGCAGCCTTAGTCGAATCAAAGAGGCTAAATGGGGCAAAATCCAATCAACGCTCCAACATTGTTCCTATATCAGTGTTATGGCTTGTGCCACAATTAGCACTTGTTGGGATTGCGGAGGCGTTTCATTATCCGGGACAAGTATCGTTGTACTACCAAGAGTTCCCAATAACCTTAAAGAACATGGCGACCGCGATGATTTCAGTGCTTGTAGGTATAGCATTTTATTTGGCAACTGCTCTAATTGATATTGTTAGAAAGACTACAACATGGTTGCCAGGTAACATAAATAATGGAAGGCTGGACAATGTGTACTGGGTATTGGTTGTAGGGGGAGTTGTTAACTTTGGTTACTATGTAACATGTGCTTGGTATTACAAGTATCAGAACACGAAGGAAGTGGATTATAGTGATTCTGCTTCTGAAGAGTGA